One Danio rerio strain Tuebingen ecotype United States chromosome 9, GRCz12tu, whole genome shotgun sequence genomic region harbors:
- the naxd gene encoding ATP-dependent (S)-NAD(P)H-hydrate dehydratase isoform X1 — protein MLVNATRGFLWSDMETRALLNIWGEHDVQTALDGNFRNSHVYRDVANRLCELGFDRTPDQCRIRVKSLKRQYFQAKEGSRKNGQYHKMCKFYDEMERILSNRSFVERQDIDSVAIGGDETMDEDAESTELLHETHMDGSGESSFMEHPVKTEYPSCPIPVTVGGMSSFPAKQSSLPKTNPPATSSSRPRRTKKRFANMSLEKLMEKFLEQSMEAEDNFYRLEEQRLQVEDKRREEEHSRELQMLQMLGQIFASIRMPSPAPTATPQPSFIPQTNLTVPLARPSLGNRNHPPALIDFASHSQAAGPGLLMEEVIERSFSLGTSGMDNVIPLVRNTIPPLTSKKHKGQDGRIGIIGGCQEYTGAPFFAAISALKVGADLSHVFCTKDAAPVIKSYSPELIVHPVLDSPNAVEEIEKWLPRLHSVVVGPGLGREDMLLKNAKEIIERSKLRGIPVIIDADGLWLVAKEPSVIQGYQRGILTPNFMEFTRLYEAMHHEPLDSSDHKRSAQQLSIALGHLTLVLKGEEDIITDGKNILTCSQEGSGRRCGGQGDLLSGSLGAFAHWAFSSPSDATKGMNPSLVAAFGATSLTRQCNRQAFHKHGRSTTTSDMIQEINSAFKKLFES, from the exons CGCGAACCGTTTGTGCGAACTGGGCTTCGATAGGACGCCAGACCAGTGCAGGATACGGGTTAAGAGCTTAAAGAGGCAGTATTTCCAAGCGAAGGAGGGATCCAGGAAAAATGGGCAGTACCACAAGATGTGCAAGTTCTACGACGAGATGGAGAGGATTTTGAGCAATAGATCCTTTGTAGAGAGGCAGGATATTGATAGTGTTGCCATTGGGGGAGATGAGACGATGGATGAAGATGCTGAGAGTACTGAACTATTGCACGAGACTCACATGGATGGCAGTGGTGAATCCTCCTTTATGGAGCATCCAGTCAAAACTGAGTATCCGTCCTGCCCCATTCCGGTGACAGTGGGAGGCATGA GTTCATTTCCAGCCAAACAGAGCAGCTTACCGAAGACCAATCCTCCCGCCACCTCCTCCAGCAGGCCACGGAGAACCAAGAAGCGCTTCGCCAACATGTCGCTGGAGAAGCTGATGGAGAAGTTCCTGGAGCAGAGCATGGAGGCTGAAGACAACTTCTACCGGCTCGAGGAGCAGCGTCTTCAGGTGGAGGATAAGCGCAGGGAGGAGGAACATTCCAGAGAGTTACAGATGCTGCAGATGTTGGGGCAGATTTTTGCTAGCATCCGCATGCCCTCTCCAGCACCGACAGCCACTCCGCAGCCCTCTTTTATCCCACAGACTAACCTCACCGTACCCCTCGCTCGTCCCTCTTTGGGGAATCGTAACCATCCGCCTGCCTTGATTGACTTTGCCAGTCACAGCCAAGCAGCTGGCCCAGGTCTGCTCATGGAAGAGG TCATAGAGCGCTCTTTTTCCCTGGGCACTTCGGGAATGGATAATGTCATTCCTCTCGTAAGAAACACAATTCCTCCGCTGACATCCAAAAAGCACAAGGGTCAGGATGGACGCATTGGGATCATTGGAGGATGTCAAGA GTACACAGGAGCACCTTTCTTTGCAGCTATTTCTGCTTTAAAAGTA GGAGCTGATCTCTCTCATGTCTTCTGCACCAAAGATGCAGCTCCAGTCATCAAGTCCTACAGTCCTGAACTCATCGTCCATCCAGTGCT AGACAGTCCCAATGCTGTGGAGGAGATTGAGAAATGGTTGCCCAGGCTTCACAGTGTGGTTGTGGGACCGGGTCTGGGAAGGGAGGACATGCTTCTGAAAAATGCTAAG GAGATTATTGAGAGGTCAAAACTCAGAGGAATACCAGTCATCATTGATGCT GATGGACTTTGGTTAGTGGCAAAAGAGCCATCAGTCATTCAAGGCTATCAGAGAGGCATCCTCACACCCAACTTCATGGAGTTCACTCGTCTGTATGAGGCCATG CATCACGAGCCTCTAGACAGCAGCGACCACAAGAGAAGTGCACAGCAGCTGAGCATCGCCCTGGGTCACCTGACCCTGGTTTTGAAGGGGGAGGAGGACATTATTACAGATGGAAAGAACA ttctGACCTGTAGTCAGGAGGGCAGTGGACGGCGTTGTGGAGGACAGGGGGACCTGCTGTCCGGGTCTCTAGGAGCCTTCGCCCACTGGGCCTTCAGCTCACCTTCAGATGCAACTAAAGG CATGAATCCCTCTCTGGTAGCTGCATTCGGTGCTACGTCTTTGACAAGGCAATGTAATCGCCAGGCCTTCCACAAACACGGCAGATCAACCACCACCTCCGACATGATCCAGGAGATCAACAGCGCTTTCAAGAAGCTTTTCGAAAGCTAA
- the naxd gene encoding ATP-dependent (S)-NAD(P)H-hydrate dehydratase isoform X2 yields MLVNATRGFLWSDMETRALLNIWGEHDVQTALDGNFRNSHVYRDVANRLCELGFDRTPDQCRIRVKSLKRQYFQAKEGSRKNGQYHKMCKFYDEMERILSNRSFVERQDIDSVAIGGDETMDEDAESTELLHETHMDGSGESSFMEHPVKTEYPSCPIPVTVGGMSSFPAKQSSLPKTNPPATSSSRPRRTKKRFANMSLEKLMEKFLEQSMEAEDNFYRLEEQRLQVEDKRREEEHSRELQMLQMLGQIFASIRMPSPAPTATPQPSFIPQTNLTVPLARPSLGNRNHPPALIDFASHSQAAGPVIERSFSLGTSGMDNVIPLVRNTIPPLTSKKHKGQDGRIGIIGGCQEYTGAPFFAAISALKVGADLSHVFCTKDAAPVIKSYSPELIVHPVLDSPNAVEEIEKWLPRLHSVVVGPGLGREDMLLKNAKEIIERSKLRGIPVIIDADGLWLVAKEPSVIQGYQRGILTPNFMEFTRLYEAMHHEPLDSSDHKRSAQQLSIALGHLTLVLKGEEDIITDGKNILTCSQEGSGRRCGGQGDLLSGSLGAFAHWAFSSPSDATKGMNPSLVAAFGATSLTRQCNRQAFHKHGRSTTTSDMIQEINSAFKKLFES; encoded by the exons CGCGAACCGTTTGTGCGAACTGGGCTTCGATAGGACGCCAGACCAGTGCAGGATACGGGTTAAGAGCTTAAAGAGGCAGTATTTCCAAGCGAAGGAGGGATCCAGGAAAAATGGGCAGTACCACAAGATGTGCAAGTTCTACGACGAGATGGAGAGGATTTTGAGCAATAGATCCTTTGTAGAGAGGCAGGATATTGATAGTGTTGCCATTGGGGGAGATGAGACGATGGATGAAGATGCTGAGAGTACTGAACTATTGCACGAGACTCACATGGATGGCAGTGGTGAATCCTCCTTTATGGAGCATCCAGTCAAAACTGAGTATCCGTCCTGCCCCATTCCGGTGACAGTGGGAGGCATGA GTTCATTTCCAGCCAAACAGAGCAGCTTACCGAAGACCAATCCTCCCGCCACCTCCTCCAGCAGGCCACGGAGAACCAAGAAGCGCTTCGCCAACATGTCGCTGGAGAAGCTGATGGAGAAGTTCCTGGAGCAGAGCATGGAGGCTGAAGACAACTTCTACCGGCTCGAGGAGCAGCGTCTTCAGGTGGAGGATAAGCGCAGGGAGGAGGAACATTCCAGAGAGTTACAGATGCTGCAGATGTTGGGGCAGATTTTTGCTAGCATCCGCATGCCCTCTCCAGCACCGACAGCCACTCCGCAGCCCTCTTTTATCCCACAGACTAACCTCACCGTACCCCTCGCTCGTCCCTCTTTGGGGAATCGTAACCATCCGCCTGCCTTGATTGACTTTGCCAGTCACAGCCAAGCAGCTGGCCCAG TCATAGAGCGCTCTTTTTCCCTGGGCACTTCGGGAATGGATAATGTCATTCCTCTCGTAAGAAACACAATTCCTCCGCTGACATCCAAAAAGCACAAGGGTCAGGATGGACGCATTGGGATCATTGGAGGATGTCAAGA GTACACAGGAGCACCTTTCTTTGCAGCTATTTCTGCTTTAAAAGTA GGAGCTGATCTCTCTCATGTCTTCTGCACCAAAGATGCAGCTCCAGTCATCAAGTCCTACAGTCCTGAACTCATCGTCCATCCAGTGCT AGACAGTCCCAATGCTGTGGAGGAGATTGAGAAATGGTTGCCCAGGCTTCACAGTGTGGTTGTGGGACCGGGTCTGGGAAGGGAGGACATGCTTCTGAAAAATGCTAAG GAGATTATTGAGAGGTCAAAACTCAGAGGAATACCAGTCATCATTGATGCT GATGGACTTTGGTTAGTGGCAAAAGAGCCATCAGTCATTCAAGGCTATCAGAGAGGCATCCTCACACCCAACTTCATGGAGTTCACTCGTCTGTATGAGGCCATG CATCACGAGCCTCTAGACAGCAGCGACCACAAGAGAAGTGCACAGCAGCTGAGCATCGCCCTGGGTCACCTGACCCTGGTTTTGAAGGGGGAGGAGGACATTATTACAGATGGAAAGAACA ttctGACCTGTAGTCAGGAGGGCAGTGGACGGCGTTGTGGAGGACAGGGGGACCTGCTGTCCGGGTCTCTAGGAGCCTTCGCCCACTGGGCCTTCAGCTCACCTTCAGATGCAACTAAAGG CATGAATCCCTCTCTGGTAGCTGCATTCGGTGCTACGTCTTTGACAAGGCAATGTAATCGCCAGGCCTTCCACAAACACGGCAGATCAACCACCACCTCCGACATGATCCAGGAGATCAACAGCGCTTTCAAGAAGCTTTTCGAAAGCTAA
- the naxd gene encoding ATP-dependent (S)-NAD(P)H-hydrate dehydratase isoform 1 (isoform 1 is encoded by transcript variant 1; The RefSeq protein has 2 substitutions compared to this genomic sequence), which produces MLVNATRGFLWSDMETRALLNIWGEHDVQTALDGNFRNSHVYRDVANRLCELGFDRTPDQCRIRVKSLKRQYFQAKEGSRKNGQYHKMCKFYDEMERILSNRSFVERQDIDSVAIGGDETMDEDAESTELLHETHMDGSGESSFMEHPVKTEYPSCPIPVTVGGMSSFPAKQSSLPKTNPPATSSSRPRRTKKRFANMSLEKLMEKFLEQSMEAEDNFYRLEEQRLQVEDKRREEEHSRELQMLQMLGQIFASIRTPSPAPTATPQPSFIPQTNLTVPLARPSLGNRNHPPALIDFASHSQAAGPGLLMEEGDFQFIERSFSLGSSGMDNVIPLVRNTIPPLTSKKHKGQDGRIGIIGGCQEYTGAPFFAAISALKVGADLSHVFCTKDAAPVIKSYSPELIVHPVLDSPNAVEEIEKWLPRLHSVVVGPGLGREDMLLKNAKEIIERSKLRGIPVIIDADGLWLVAKEPSVIQGYQRGILTPNFMEFTRLYEAMHHEPLDSSDHKRSAQQLSIALGHLTLVLKGEEDIITDGKNILTCSQEGSGRRCGGQGDLLSGSLGAFAHWAFSSPSDATKGMNPSLVAAFGATSLTRQCNRQAFHKHGRSTTTSDMIQEINSAFKKLFES; this is translated from the exons CGCGAACCGTTTGTGCGAACTGGGCTTCGATAGGACGCCAGACCAGTGCAGGATACGGGTTAAGAGCTTAAAGAGGCAGTATTTCCAAGCGAAGGAGGGATCCAGGAAAAATGGGCAGTACCACAAGATGTGCAAGTTCTACGACGAGATGGAGAGGATTTTGAGCAATAGATCCTTTGTAGAGAGGCAGGATATTGATAGTGTTGCCATTGGGGGAGATGAGACGATGGATGAAGATGCTGAGAGTACTGAACTATTGCACGAGACTCACATGGATGGCAGTGGTGAATCCTCCTTTATGGAGCATCCAGTCAAAACTGAGTATCCGTCCTGCCCCATTCCGGTGACAGTGGGAGGCATGA GTTCATTTCCAGCCAAACAGAGCAGCTTACCGAAGACCAATCCTCCCGCCACCTCCTCCAGCAGGCCACGGAGAACCAAGAAGCGCTTCGCCAACATGTCGCTGGAGAAGCTGATGGAGAAGTTCCTGGAGCAGAGCATGGAGGCTGAAGACAACTTCTACCGGCTCGAGGAGCAGCGTCTTCAGGTGGAGGATAAGCGCAGGGAGGAGGAACATTCCAGAGAGTTACAGATGCTGCAGATGTTGGGGCAGATTTTTGCTAGCATCCGCATGCCCTCTCCAGCACCGACAGCCACTCCGCAGCCCTCTTTTATCCCACAGACTAACCTCACCGTACCCCTCGCTCGTCCCTCTTTGGGGAATCGTAACCATCCGCCTGCCTTGATTGACTTTGCCAGTCACAGCCAAGCAGCTGGCCCAGGTCTGCTCATGGAAGAGGGTGATTTTCAAT TCATAGAGCGCTCTTTTTCCCTGGGCACTTCGGGAATGGATAATGTCATTCCTCTCGTAAGAAACACAATTCCTCCGCTGACATCCAAAAAGCACAAGGGTCAGGATGGACGCATTGGGATCATTGGAGGATGTCAAGA GTACACAGGAGCACCTTTCTTTGCAGCTATTTCTGCTTTAAAAGTA GGAGCTGATCTCTCTCATGTCTTCTGCACCAAAGATGCAGCTCCAGTCATCAAGTCCTACAGTCCTGAACTCATCGTCCATCCAGTGCT AGACAGTCCCAATGCTGTGGAGGAGATTGAGAAATGGTTGCCCAGGCTTCACAGTGTGGTTGTGGGACCGGGTCTGGGAAGGGAGGACATGCTTCTGAAAAATGCTAAG GAGATTATTGAGAGGTCAAAACTCAGAGGAATACCAGTCATCATTGATGCT GATGGACTTTGGTTAGTGGCAAAAGAGCCATCAGTCATTCAAGGCTATCAGAGAGGCATCCTCACACCCAACTTCATGGAGTTCACTCGTCTGTATGAGGCCATG CATCACGAGCCTCTAGACAGCAGCGACCACAAGAGAAGTGCACAGCAGCTGAGCATCGCCCTGGGTCACCTGACCCTGGTTTTGAAGGGGGAGGAGGACATTATTACAGATGGAAAGAACA ttctGACCTGTAGTCAGGAGGGCAGTGGACGGCGTTGTGGAGGACAGGGGGACCTGCTGTCCGGGTCTCTAGGAGCCTTCGCCCACTGGGCCTTCAGCTCACCTTCAGATGCAACTAAAGG CATGAATCCCTCTCTGGTAGCTGCATTCGGTGCTACGTCTTTGACAAGGCAATGTAATCGCCAGGCCTTCCACAAACACGGCAGATCAACCACCACCTCCGACATGATCCAGGAGATCAACAGCGCTTTCAAGAAGCTTTTCGAAAGCTAA
- the naxd gene encoding ATP-dependent (S)-NAD(P)H-hydrate dehydratase isoform X3, whose product MNLLKRATFIFSEQPLSLAIGSFPAKQSSLPKTNPPATSSSRPRRTKKRFANMSLEKLMEKFLEQSMEAEDNFYRLEEQRLQVEDKRREEEHSRELQMLQMLGQIFASIRMPSPAPTATPQPSFIPQTNLTVPLARPSLGNRNHPPALIDFASHSQAAGPGLLMEEGDFQFIERSFSLGTSGMDNVIPLVRNTIPPLTSKKHKGQDGRIGIIGGCQEYTGAPFFAAISALKVGADLSHVFCTKDAAPVIKSYSPELIVHPVLDSPNAVEEIEKWLPRLHSVVVGPGLGREDMLLKNAKEIIERSKLRGIPVIIDADGLWLVAKEPSVIQGYQRGILTPNFMEFTRLYEAMHHEPLDSSDHKRSAQQLSIALGHLTLVLKGEEDIITDGKNILTCSQEGSGRRCGGQGDLLSGSLGAFAHWAFSSPSDATKGMNPSLVAAFGATSLTRQCNRQAFHKHGRSTTTSDMIQEINSAFKKLFES is encoded by the exons GTTCATTTCCAGCCAAACAGAGCAGCTTACCGAAGACCAATCCTCCCGCCACCTCCTCCAGCAGGCCACGGAGAACCAAGAAGCGCTTCGCCAACATGTCGCTGGAGAAGCTGATGGAGAAGTTCCTGGAGCAGAGCATGGAGGCTGAAGACAACTTCTACCGGCTCGAGGAGCAGCGTCTTCAGGTGGAGGATAAGCGCAGGGAGGAGGAACATTCCAGAGAGTTACAGATGCTGCAGATGTTGGGGCAGATTTTTGCTAGCATCCGCATGCCCTCTCCAGCACCGACAGCCACTCCGCAGCCCTCTTTTATCCCACAGACTAACCTCACCGTACCCCTCGCTCGTCCCTCTTTGGGGAATCGTAACCATCCGCCTGCCTTGATTGACTTTGCCAGTCACAGCCAAGCAGCTGGCCCAGGTCTGCTCATGGAAGAGGGTGATTTTCAAT TCATAGAGCGCTCTTTTTCCCTGGGCACTTCGGGAATGGATAATGTCATTCCTCTCGTAAGAAACACAATTCCTCCGCTGACATCCAAAAAGCACAAGGGTCAGGATGGACGCATTGGGATCATTGGAGGATGTCAAGA GTACACAGGAGCACCTTTCTTTGCAGCTATTTCTGCTTTAAAAGTA GGAGCTGATCTCTCTCATGTCTTCTGCACCAAAGATGCAGCTCCAGTCATCAAGTCCTACAGTCCTGAACTCATCGTCCATCCAGTGCT AGACAGTCCCAATGCTGTGGAGGAGATTGAGAAATGGTTGCCCAGGCTTCACAGTGTGGTTGTGGGACCGGGTCTGGGAAGGGAGGACATGCTTCTGAAAAATGCTAAG GAGATTATTGAGAGGTCAAAACTCAGAGGAATACCAGTCATCATTGATGCT GATGGACTTTGGTTAGTGGCAAAAGAGCCATCAGTCATTCAAGGCTATCAGAGAGGCATCCTCACACCCAACTTCATGGAGTTCACTCGTCTGTATGAGGCCATG CATCACGAGCCTCTAGACAGCAGCGACCACAAGAGAAGTGCACAGCAGCTGAGCATCGCCCTGGGTCACCTGACCCTGGTTTTGAAGGGGGAGGAGGACATTATTACAGATGGAAAGAACA ttctGACCTGTAGTCAGGAGGGCAGTGGACGGCGTTGTGGAGGACAGGGGGACCTGCTGTCCGGGTCTCTAGGAGCCTTCGCCCACTGGGCCTTCAGCTCACCTTCAGATGCAACTAAAGG CATGAATCCCTCTCTGGTAGCTGCATTCGGTGCTACGTCTTTGACAAGGCAATGTAATCGCCAGGCCTTCCACAAACACGGCAGATCAACCACCACCTCCGACATGATCCAGGAGATCAACAGCGCTTTCAAGAAGCTTTTCGAAAGCTAA
- the naxd gene encoding ATP-dependent (S)-NAD(P)H-hydrate dehydratase isoform X5, with translation MNLLKRATFIFSEQPLSLAIGSFPAKQSSLPKTNPPATSSSRPRRTKKRFANMSLEKLMEKFLEQSMEAEDNFYRLEEQRLQVEDKRREEEHSRELQMLQMLGQIFASIRMPSPAPTATPQPSFIPQTNLTVPLARPSLGNRNHPPALIDFASHSQAAGPVIERSFSLGTSGMDNVIPLVRNTIPPLTSKKHKGQDGRIGIIGGCQEYTGAPFFAAISALKVGADLSHVFCTKDAAPVIKSYSPELIVHPVLDSPNAVEEIEKWLPRLHSVVVGPGLGREDMLLKNAKEIIERSKLRGIPVIIDADGLWLVAKEPSVIQGYQRGILTPNFMEFTRLYEAMHHEPLDSSDHKRSAQQLSIALGHLTLVLKGEEDIITDGKNILTCSQEGSGRRCGGQGDLLSGSLGAFAHWAFSSPSDATKGMNPSLVAAFGATSLTRQCNRQAFHKHGRSTTTSDMIQEINSAFKKLFES, from the exons GTTCATTTCCAGCCAAACAGAGCAGCTTACCGAAGACCAATCCTCCCGCCACCTCCTCCAGCAGGCCACGGAGAACCAAGAAGCGCTTCGCCAACATGTCGCTGGAGAAGCTGATGGAGAAGTTCCTGGAGCAGAGCATGGAGGCTGAAGACAACTTCTACCGGCTCGAGGAGCAGCGTCTTCAGGTGGAGGATAAGCGCAGGGAGGAGGAACATTCCAGAGAGTTACAGATGCTGCAGATGTTGGGGCAGATTTTTGCTAGCATCCGCATGCCCTCTCCAGCACCGACAGCCACTCCGCAGCCCTCTTTTATCCCACAGACTAACCTCACCGTACCCCTCGCTCGTCCCTCTTTGGGGAATCGTAACCATCCGCCTGCCTTGATTGACTTTGCCAGTCACAGCCAAGCAGCTGGCCCAG TCATAGAGCGCTCTTTTTCCCTGGGCACTTCGGGAATGGATAATGTCATTCCTCTCGTAAGAAACACAATTCCTCCGCTGACATCCAAAAAGCACAAGGGTCAGGATGGACGCATTGGGATCATTGGAGGATGTCAAGA GTACACAGGAGCACCTTTCTTTGCAGCTATTTCTGCTTTAAAAGTA GGAGCTGATCTCTCTCATGTCTTCTGCACCAAAGATGCAGCTCCAGTCATCAAGTCCTACAGTCCTGAACTCATCGTCCATCCAGTGCT AGACAGTCCCAATGCTGTGGAGGAGATTGAGAAATGGTTGCCCAGGCTTCACAGTGTGGTTGTGGGACCGGGTCTGGGAAGGGAGGACATGCTTCTGAAAAATGCTAAG GAGATTATTGAGAGGTCAAAACTCAGAGGAATACCAGTCATCATTGATGCT GATGGACTTTGGTTAGTGGCAAAAGAGCCATCAGTCATTCAAGGCTATCAGAGAGGCATCCTCACACCCAACTTCATGGAGTTCACTCGTCTGTATGAGGCCATG CATCACGAGCCTCTAGACAGCAGCGACCACAAGAGAAGTGCACAGCAGCTGAGCATCGCCCTGGGTCACCTGACCCTGGTTTTGAAGGGGGAGGAGGACATTATTACAGATGGAAAGAACA ttctGACCTGTAGTCAGGAGGGCAGTGGACGGCGTTGTGGAGGACAGGGGGACCTGCTGTCCGGGTCTCTAGGAGCCTTCGCCCACTGGGCCTTCAGCTCACCTTCAGATGCAACTAAAGG CATGAATCCCTCTCTGGTAGCTGCATTCGGTGCTACGTCTTTGACAAGGCAATGTAATCGCCAGGCCTTCCACAAACACGGCAGATCAACCACCACCTCCGACATGATCCAGGAGATCAACAGCGCTTTCAAGAAGCTTTTCGAAAGCTAA
- the naxd gene encoding ATP-dependent (S)-NAD(P)H-hydrate dehydratase isoform X4, with amino-acid sequence MNLLKRATFIFSEQPLSLAIGSFPAKQSSLPKTNPPATSSSRPRRTKKRFANMSLEKLMEKFLEQSMEAEDNFYRLEEQRLQVEDKRREEEHSRELQMLQMLGQIFASIRMPSPAPTATPQPSFIPQTNLTVPLARPSLGNRNHPPALIDFASHSQAAGPGLLMEEVIERSFSLGTSGMDNVIPLVRNTIPPLTSKKHKGQDGRIGIIGGCQEYTGAPFFAAISALKVGADLSHVFCTKDAAPVIKSYSPELIVHPVLDSPNAVEEIEKWLPRLHSVVVGPGLGREDMLLKNAKEIIERSKLRGIPVIIDADGLWLVAKEPSVIQGYQRGILTPNFMEFTRLYEAMHHEPLDSSDHKRSAQQLSIALGHLTLVLKGEEDIITDGKNILTCSQEGSGRRCGGQGDLLSGSLGAFAHWAFSSPSDATKGMNPSLVAAFGATSLTRQCNRQAFHKHGRSTTTSDMIQEINSAFKKLFES; translated from the exons GTTCATTTCCAGCCAAACAGAGCAGCTTACCGAAGACCAATCCTCCCGCCACCTCCTCCAGCAGGCCACGGAGAACCAAGAAGCGCTTCGCCAACATGTCGCTGGAGAAGCTGATGGAGAAGTTCCTGGAGCAGAGCATGGAGGCTGAAGACAACTTCTACCGGCTCGAGGAGCAGCGTCTTCAGGTGGAGGATAAGCGCAGGGAGGAGGAACATTCCAGAGAGTTACAGATGCTGCAGATGTTGGGGCAGATTTTTGCTAGCATCCGCATGCCCTCTCCAGCACCGACAGCCACTCCGCAGCCCTCTTTTATCCCACAGACTAACCTCACCGTACCCCTCGCTCGTCCCTCTTTGGGGAATCGTAACCATCCGCCTGCCTTGATTGACTTTGCCAGTCACAGCCAAGCAGCTGGCCCAGGTCTGCTCATGGAAGAGG TCATAGAGCGCTCTTTTTCCCTGGGCACTTCGGGAATGGATAATGTCATTCCTCTCGTAAGAAACACAATTCCTCCGCTGACATCCAAAAAGCACAAGGGTCAGGATGGACGCATTGGGATCATTGGAGGATGTCAAGA GTACACAGGAGCACCTTTCTTTGCAGCTATTTCTGCTTTAAAAGTA GGAGCTGATCTCTCTCATGTCTTCTGCACCAAAGATGCAGCTCCAGTCATCAAGTCCTACAGTCCTGAACTCATCGTCCATCCAGTGCT AGACAGTCCCAATGCTGTGGAGGAGATTGAGAAATGGTTGCCCAGGCTTCACAGTGTGGTTGTGGGACCGGGTCTGGGAAGGGAGGACATGCTTCTGAAAAATGCTAAG GAGATTATTGAGAGGTCAAAACTCAGAGGAATACCAGTCATCATTGATGCT GATGGACTTTGGTTAGTGGCAAAAGAGCCATCAGTCATTCAAGGCTATCAGAGAGGCATCCTCACACCCAACTTCATGGAGTTCACTCGTCTGTATGAGGCCATG CATCACGAGCCTCTAGACAGCAGCGACCACAAGAGAAGTGCACAGCAGCTGAGCATCGCCCTGGGTCACCTGACCCTGGTTTTGAAGGGGGAGGAGGACATTATTACAGATGGAAAGAACA ttctGACCTGTAGTCAGGAGGGCAGTGGACGGCGTTGTGGAGGACAGGGGGACCTGCTGTCCGGGTCTCTAGGAGCCTTCGCCCACTGGGCCTTCAGCTCACCTTCAGATGCAACTAAAGG CATGAATCCCTCTCTGGTAGCTGCATTCGGTGCTACGTCTTTGACAAGGCAATGTAATCGCCAGGCCTTCCACAAACACGGCAGATCAACCACCACCTCCGACATGATCCAGGAGATCAACAGCGCTTTCAAGAAGCTTTTCGAAAGCTAA